From Afipia carboxidovorans OM5, one genomic window encodes:
- the folE gene encoding GTP cyclohydrolase I FolE → MSNLSNVQVLERDRKAEEESARPDRAEVEAAVRTIIRWAGDDPKRDGLIETPSRVARAFEEFFIGYSQNPTTILQKTFEEIDGYDEMITLRAVRFESHCEHHMAPIVGKAWVAYIPNGRVVGISKLARVVEVYAKRLQIQEKMTAQIANTINEVLKPQGVAVLIKAQHHCMTTRGIHKPGTDLVTSRMLGCFRDNATTRQEFLSMTTDPE, encoded by the coding sequence ATGTCAAATCTATCGAATGTTCAGGTGCTCGAGCGCGATCGCAAGGCGGAAGAGGAGTCCGCGCGGCCGGATCGCGCCGAGGTGGAGGCTGCGGTCCGCACCATCATCCGCTGGGCGGGCGATGATCCGAAGCGTGATGGCCTCATTGAGACGCCGAGCCGCGTTGCGCGCGCTTTCGAGGAGTTTTTCATCGGCTACAGCCAGAATCCGACGACCATCCTGCAGAAGACCTTCGAGGAAATCGACGGCTATGACGAGATGATCACGTTGCGTGCCGTGCGCTTCGAAAGCCATTGCGAGCACCACATGGCGCCGATCGTCGGCAAGGCCTGGGTGGCCTACATTCCGAACGGACGCGTGGTCGGCATCAGCAAGCTCGCGCGGGTGGTCGAGGTCTATGCCAAGCGGCTGCAGATCCAGGAAAAGATGACGGCACAGATCGCCAACACCATCAACGAGGTGTTGAAGCCGCAGGGTGTCGCCGTGCTGATCAAGGCGCAGCATCATTGCATGACGACGCGCGGCATCCACAAGCCCGGCACCGATCTCGTCACCAGCCGCATGCTCGGCTGCTTCCGCGACAATGCCACGACGCGGCAGGAATTTTTGAGCATGACGACCGACCCCGAATAA
- a CDS encoding RNA polymerase sigma factor, protein MVETRGASPLSRLDETSSDEVLVHAARARDARAFRAILTKYNRRLYRIARGILRNDTEAEDAVQEAYINALTHLESFRGDSSLSTWLSRIVMNEALGRLRARRPMLDIDEIVTPEGEGRIIQFPNAVRADPERTIAQRELLRLVERATDELPDIYRTVFVTRVIEGMSVEDTAELLGIQPETVKTRLHRARKLVREHLDREIGPVMLDAFPFAGKRCERMTDNVMRRLGFLPDPAG, encoded by the coding sequence ATGGTTGAAACTCGCGGTGCTTCACCGCTGTCCAGGCTGGATGAAACCTCGAGCGACGAGGTGCTGGTTCATGCGGCGCGCGCGCGCGACGCCCGTGCCTTTCGCGCGATTCTGACGAAATACAATCGCCGCCTCTATCGGATCGCGCGGGGAATCCTGCGGAACGACACCGAGGCGGAGGATGCGGTGCAGGAGGCCTATATCAATGCCCTCACCCATCTGGAGTCCTTCCGCGGCGACTCGAGCCTGTCCACCTGGCTGTCGCGCATTGTCATGAACGAGGCGCTCGGCCGCCTGCGGGCCCGTCGCCCGATGCTCGATATCGACGAGATTGTCACGCCTGAAGGGGAGGGCAGGATCATTCAGTTCCCGAACGCTGTTCGCGCCGATCCCGAGCGCACCATCGCCCAGCGCGAGCTTCTGCGGCTCGTCGAGCGGGCGACCGACGAACTGCCCGATATCTACCGCACCGTCTTCGTCACTCGCGTGATCGAGGGCATGAGTGTGGAAGATACCGCCGAGCTTCTCGGCATCCAGCCCGAAACCGTGAAGACGCGGCTGCATCGCGCACGCAAGCTCGTGCGCGAGCACCTCGACCGGGAAATCGGCCCGGTGATGCTCGACGCCTTTCCGTTCGCCGGAAAACGCTGCGAGCGCATGACTGACAACGTGATGCGCCGCCTCGGCTTCTTGCCTGATCCAGCCGGATAA
- a CDS encoding PAS domain-containing protein yields MDYRTALGEAILASESDAIVATDKPGVITFWNPGATRIFGFTEAEALGQSLDIIIPENLRKRHWDGYNEVMETGQSRYSHGDLLAVPALTKAGTRISVEFTMVIQLDSNGKPVGTAAIMRDVTKKFEENRDLRKKLAAAINAAREKA; encoded by the coding sequence GTGGATTATCGAACAGCGCTGGGCGAGGCCATTCTCGCGTCGGAGTCGGATGCCATCGTTGCAACCGACAAGCCGGGGGTCATCACTTTCTGGAATCCGGGCGCGACGCGCATTTTCGGTTTCACCGAGGCCGAGGCGCTCGGGCAGTCGCTCGACATCATCATTCCGGAAAATCTGCGGAAGAGGCACTGGGATGGCTACAACGAGGTCATGGAGACCGGCCAGAGCCGGTATTCCCACGGCGATCTGCTCGCCGTTCCAGCCCTGACCAAGGCGGGTACGCGCATCTCCGTGGAATTTACCATGGTGATTCAGCTTGATTCGAATGGCAAGCCGGTCGGCACGGCCGCGATCATGCGCGACGTAACCAAGAAATTCGAGGAGAACCGGGACCTGCGCAAGAAGCTTGCGGCGGCGATCAACGCGGCCCGCGAGAAGGCTTAA
- a CDS encoding MarR family winged helix-turn-helix transcriptional regulator, whose protein sequence is MAKAAKPARKAQPHTVAIKDKDYFVLASFRRSLRNFLNFSEQAAQKRGLTPKQHQAILAIRGFAKEDGVAIGDLADHLHLKHHTTVELVDRLVRGKLVVRKTDRTDRRRVLLQLTPKANTALKTLSGIHMAEIRRNAPGMIKLLKQLS, encoded by the coding sequence ATGGCGAAAGCGGCGAAACCTGCCAGAAAGGCACAACCACACACGGTGGCAATCAAGGACAAGGACTACTTTGTTCTGGCGTCATTCCGCCGCTCGCTCCGGAATTTCCTCAACTTCAGCGAACAGGCCGCCCAGAAGCGTGGCCTCACGCCAAAGCAGCATCAGGCCATTCTGGCGATCCGCGGCTTTGCCAAGGAAGACGGTGTCGCGATCGGCGATCTCGCCGACCACCTTCACCTCAAGCATCACACCACGGTCGAGCTGGTGGATCGCCTGGTCCGCGGCAAGCTTGTCGTGCGCAAGACCGACCGCACCGACCGCCGCCGTGTGCTCCTGCAGCTCACGCCGAAGGCCAACACTGCACTCAAGACGCTGTCCGGCATCCACATGGCGGAAATCCGCCGCAACGCGCCGGGCATGATCAAGCTGCTGAAGCAGCTCAGCTAA